From Perognathus longimembris pacificus isolate PPM17 chromosome 22, ASM2315922v1, whole genome shotgun sequence, one genomic window encodes:
- the LOC125339866 gene encoding sorting nexin-10-like, translated as MNNHQHVDQRRQGLEDFLRKVLQNALLLSDSRQHLFLQSHLNSEDIEACVLGQTKYSVEEAIHKFALMNRHFPEEDEEGKKENDIDYNSESSYSGLGHSSDDSSSQGRKISTAAQES; from the coding sequence ATGAACAATCACCAGCACGTTGATCAGCGTCGTCAGGGTTTGGAAGATTTCCTCAGAAAAGTCCTGCAGAATGCACTCCTGCTCTCAGACAGCCGCCAGCACCTCTTCCTGCAGAGTCACCTGAACTCCGAGGACATCGAGGCATGTGTATTGGGGCAGACCAAGTACTCAGTAGAAGAAGCAATTCACAAGTTTGCCTTGATGAATAGACACTTCccagaagaagatgaagaagggaaaaaagaaaatgatatagaTTATAATTCAGAAAGTTCATACTCTGGGCTTGGACACAGCAGTGATGACAGCAGTTCACAAGGACGTAAAATAAGTACAGCGGCACAGGAGTCCTGA